The following proteins come from a genomic window of Neptunomonas concharum:
- a CDS encoding vWA domain-containing protein translates to MLIDFFNTLRRAQIPVSLNELLVLIEALKRQIAFASIDDFYLLSRTCLIKDEKHFDRFDRAFGHYFKGIEALNLFPDNNIPEDWLRSEFLKNLSDEEKAQIEALGGLDKLLETLNERLNEQHDRHAGGNKWIGTGGTSPFGHSGYNPEGIRIGGESKHKRAVKVWEKREFRNLDDQVELGTRNIKVALRKLRKFARTGSADELDLSDTIRSTAQNAGMLDIKMVPERHNAAKVLLFLDIGGSMDPYIHLCEQLFSAARSEFKHLEYFYFHNCVYEKVWKDNHRRHNDTLSTLDVIHTYGKDYRVIFIGDAAMSPYELLQRYGSVEHMNEEAGYVWLQRILDTWEKAIWLNPAQERFWDYTHTTDAIRQQLDGHMYPLTLEGLEAGIRYLSK, encoded by the coding sequence ATGCTGATCGACTTTTTCAACACCTTGCGGCGCGCCCAGATACCCGTTTCTCTCAATGAGCTATTGGTGTTAATAGAAGCTTTAAAGCGACAAATAGCGTTCGCCAGTATTGATGACTTCTATTTACTCAGCCGTACCTGTTTGATCAAGGATGAAAAACATTTTGATCGCTTTGATCGGGCTTTTGGTCACTACTTCAAAGGGATTGAGGCGCTAAATTTATTTCCAGATAACAATATACCTGAAGACTGGCTACGTTCTGAGTTCTTAAAAAACCTCAGTGATGAGGAAAAAGCGCAGATTGAAGCCCTCGGTGGTCTGGATAAGCTATTAGAGACCCTCAACGAGCGGCTTAATGAGCAGCATGATCGTCATGCAGGGGGTAATAAATGGATAGGTACCGGCGGAACTTCTCCCTTCGGACACAGTGGTTACAACCCTGAAGGGATTCGCATTGGCGGCGAAAGTAAGCATAAACGTGCAGTAAAAGTGTGGGAGAAGCGAGAGTTTCGCAATCTAGATGATCAAGTTGAGTTAGGCACACGAAATATCAAAGTGGCGCTTCGTAAACTTCGTAAATTCGCCCGAACCGGTTCAGCAGACGAATTAGATCTCAGCGACACCATACGATCAACAGCACAAAATGCCGGCATGTTGGATATTAAGATGGTGCCAGAGCGCCATAACGCCGCAAAAGTACTCCTGTTTCTGGATATTGGCGGCTCTATGGACCCTTACATCCACTTATGTGAGCAGCTATTCTCGGCTGCTCGCAGCGAATTCAAACACCTCGAATACTTTTATTTTCATAACTGCGTTTATGAAAAAGTCTGGAAGGATAACCATCGTCGTCATAATGACACGCTATCCACATTGGATGTCATACATACCTATGGCAAAGATTATCGCGTCATCTTCATAGGAGACGCTGCCATGTCACCCTATGAACTATTACAACGCTATGGTAGCGTCGAACATATGAATGAAGAAGCCGGCTATGTCTGGCTTCAGCGAATACTCGATACGTGGGAAAAAGCCATCTGGCTTAATCCTGCCCAAGAACGTTTTTGGGATTACACGCATACGACTGATGCGATTCG
- a CDS encoding AAA family ATPase, whose translation MDFNGTERYVATDELQMAVKASITLQRPLLVKGEPGTGKTMLAEEVAASLGKKLLRWHIKSTTKAQQGLYEYDAVSRLRDSQLGDEKVYDIGNYIKKGMLWEAFDADEQVVLLIDEIDKADIEFPNDLLVELDKMEFYVYETGERVQAKHRPIIIITSNNEKELPDAFLRRCFFHYINFPDRDTMKQIIDVHYPNIQQTLVHEAMEIFFKIRDLNTLKKKPSTSELIDWLKLLIADDIPADLLQNQDNSQAMPPLYGALLKNEQDLHMLQRLAFMARRDNR comes from the coding sequence GAACGATACGTAGCTACCGACGAGCTACAGATGGCCGTCAAAGCATCTATCACGCTTCAACGCCCGCTGCTGGTTAAAGGCGAGCCTGGAACAGGAAAAACAATGCTAGCTGAAGAGGTGGCGGCGTCCTTAGGGAAAAAACTGCTTCGTTGGCACATCAAATCAACGACAAAAGCTCAGCAAGGGCTCTACGAATATGATGCTGTTTCCCGTTTGCGGGATTCCCAATTAGGCGACGAAAAGGTATATGACATCGGAAACTACATCAAAAAAGGGATGTTATGGGAGGCATTTGACGCTGACGAGCAAGTAGTACTCCTGATAGATGAGATTGATAAAGCCGATATTGAGTTTCCCAATGACCTTCTGGTTGAACTCGATAAGATGGAATTTTATGTCTATGAAACTGGCGAGCGCGTTCAGGCAAAGCATCGACCCATCATCATTATTACCAGTAATAATGAAAAAGAACTTCCCGATGCCTTTTTACGCCGTTGCTTCTTCCATTACATCAACTTCCCTGATCGTGACACCATGAAGCAGATCATCGATGTTCACTATCCAAATATCCAGCAAACCCTTGTTCACGAAGCGATGGAAATATTTTTCAAAATTCGTGATTTGAATACGCTAAAGAAAAAGCCATCAACTTCTGAACTCATTGATTGGCTGAAATTGTTAATCGCTGACGATATCCCAGCGGACCTGTTACAGAATCAAGACAACAGTCAAGCGATGCCTCCCCTGTACGGTGCGCTACTCAAAAATGAGCAGGACTTACACATGTTGCAGCGATTGGCATTTATGGCGCGACGGGATAACCGCTAA